From the genome of Micromonospora lupini:
GGCTGGGCCCTGCGTCACCTGCGCCGACGCCTTCCCCAGCCACCGGACTCCGTGGAGCTCGCGCGGACGTACGACCGGCTGGCCCGCTGGACCGAATTCTGGCTCGACGCGCGTCGCGCGCCAGGCCACGACCTGCCGCACTACCAGCACGGCAACGACAGCGGCTGGGACAACGCGACCACCTTCGACGACGACCGGGTCCTGCAGACCGCCGACCTGGCCGCGTTCCTGGTCTCCCAGCTGCGGTGCCTGGCCGACCTCGCCACCGAGCTGGGCGAACCCGCCGACAGGTGGTCGCGGGAGGCCGACCGGATCCACGCGGCCATGCTCGGGCAGCTGTGGGACGGCGAGCGCTTCACCTCCCGCAGCCCGCACACCGGGCAGCGGCGGACGAGCCGCAGCCTGCTCGACCTGATGCCCGTCGCTCTCGGCGCCGACCTGCCCGCCCCGATCGCCGACGCGCTGGCCCGGGGCGTCGAGACCCACCTCACCACGCACGGGCTGGCCACCGAGCCGACCGACTCGGACCACTACCTCGCCGACGGCTACTGGCGGGGGCCGATCTGGGCACCCTCCACAGTGCTTGTCGAGGACGGGCTGCGGCGGGCCGGGCACACCGGGATCGCCGACGACATCAGCCAGCGTTTCCTCGCGCTGTGCGAGAAGTCCGGTTTCGCGGAGAACTTCGACGCCGAGACCGGCGCCGGGCTGCGGGACCGCGCGTACACCTGGACGGCCAGCAGCTATCTCATCCTCGCGGCCGCCCAGGAGGAGCGCCGAGCCGCGCGGCGGTAGCGACCGGCGCGGGCCCCGACGACCGCCGGGGCCCGCGTCAGCGCGTCCGGACCGGGCCCGTGCTGGACCGCAAGGAGATGGGCGGGCTGTACAGGCGGTGCCGCGGCACACTCTCGGGAGCCGCGATGATCTCCAGCAGCAGCGCCACCGCCTCCGCGCCCATCTCCCGCATGGGCACGTCCGCGGCGGTCAGCGGCGGGCGGAAGTCCTCCGCCCAGTGCTGGGCGGCGACCCCGGTGACGGAGAAGTCGGCAGGCACGGACAGTCCGGCGCCGGTCAGCGCGCGCTGCATCCCGGGCAGCGCCGCCTCGTTGATGGTGGCCACCGCCGTGACTGCCGGATGAGTCACCAGCAACTGCTCCACGCACGCCTCACCGGAGGTCGTGTCATCACCGCAGCAGACGTCCACGCCGCTCAGGCCCCGTTCCACCACCGCCGCCTGGAATCCCGCAAGCGCGCGATGGCTGGGCCCGTAACCCGCCGCCACCAGCTCGGCGGAGCGGTTGACAAGCGCCACGTGCCGGTGCCCCAGGTCGGCCAGGTGGTGCACGCAGCGCGCGATCAGCCCGGCGTAGTCGATGTCGACCCAGCTCATGCCGTGCGCTTCGGCCGTCCGCCCGATCGTGACGAACGGCAGGCCCGTCCTGGCCAGCCGCGTGACCCGGTCGTCCTCCAACCGGATCTCCATGAGGACCACGCCGTCCACCCGACGCCCGCTGACGATCCGCTCGAACGACCGGTCGTGGTCGCCGCCGGACGGGGACAGCAGCACATCCAGGTCGTGGCGGGCGGCGGCCTCGACGACGCTGGCGACGAAGCCCAACTGCATGTCGGTCAACCGCTGGCTCGCCGGTGGGATCACCAGCCCGAGGGTGCGGGTACGCCCCTCCTTCAGTGCGCGGGCACTGGCGTTCGGCCGGTAGTCCAGCTCGTCGATGACCGCCTGGATCCGCCGCCGGGTCGCCTCCGAGACGGTTCGCTTGCCGCTCAGCACGTACGACACGGTGCTGCGGGACACCCCCGCCCGACGGGCGATCTCCCCGATGTTCATACGCCGCCCTCGAATCGTTTCCTGCCCCGACGGGGACGCGCCCAGCTCCGGCCCCGAGCATAAGCGCTCCGCGTCGGCGTCCGAACGCCCCGCCTGACCCGGTCGACCCGCCCGCCCCACCGACCCGACCCGTCCCGCCGGCCCGACCCGACCCGTCCCACCGACCCGACCTGCCCGTCCCGCCGGCCCGATCCGCCCGTCCCACCGACCCGACCCGGTCAGGAATCAAGAAGCGCCCGGCCGGCACCCCGGCCTAGCCTTTTCCCAGGTAGCCGGCACCACGCCGGGCCGGGAAACATCGAGAGGGAGCCCGACATGTCAGCGAAGACCCCGACGACCGAGTCCGACGGCTTCAGCGCCGAGGAGCGCGCCGCGATGAAGGAGCGTGCGGCCGAACTGCGCGCCGAGGGCAAGAAGGGCGCCAAGAAGGCCGACGGGTTGCAGGCGCTCCTCGACCGGATCGCGCAGATGGCGCCCGACGATCGCGCGCTCGCCGAGCGCGTGCACGTCGCGGTGACCGCCGCCGCCCCTGAACTGTCGCCGAAGACCTGGTACGGGATGCCCGCCTACGCGAACGCGGCTGACAAGATCGTCGTCTTCTTCCAGGACTCCGGCAAGTTCAACTACCGCTACTCGACCCTGGGCTTCCAGGACACGGCCAACCTCGACGACGGAGACCTCTGGCCGGTGGCGTACGCGCTGCGGACGTGGAGCCCCGAGGTGGAGAAGAGGGTCATCGAGCTGGTGCGGGCCGCCGTCTCCTGAGCGTCCCCGCGATCGGGTCGCTGGCTGTCGGCGGACCGGGCCGCCGGCGCTTGCGCCCACCGGAGATGATCGACACGTGTCGCTCTGGGAGGTCGTCTCGCGCATCGGCGTACCGCTGATCGTCGTCGTCGGCGCCGCGTTCGTCGCGGTCGGCGCCTTCACCGACCCGCCCGAGTCCTTCTCGTGGCCACGCGGCTGGCAGTGGGCGTGGGCGGGGCTGTGGCTCATGGCCGCCGGCGAAGCGGCGTTCGGCACCGACCGACAGTGGTTCGAGCGGACGTGGAAGGGCGCCGCCGCGCTACTCGTCGCCGTGGCGTGCGCGGTCGCCGTCTGGCGCCACCGTCGGTGGCGACGGCGGGCCGGGCCCACGGGCGGTGAGCCGGGGCGGTAGCCGAGGGTCCGCGACGACGTGTCACGGACGCCAGCCGCCGGCCGGCCCAGCCCGCCACCGGCAGCGGGCCGACGGCGGGCGGGACGGGAGCCGGATCAGGTCGTCGTGCAGGTGATGTCGGTCGGCGGGTTGTTGGCGCCGGTCGTGGAGGCGATGAAGCCGAACGTCGTCGAGCCGCCCGCCGGCAGGGACCCGTTGTAGTCGACGTTCGTCACCCGCACGTTCGCGCCGCTCTGCGTGTGTGCGCCGCTCCAGATCTGGCTGATCACCTGCCCGTTGGGGAAGGTCCAGGAGACGGTCCAGCCGCGGGTCGGCGCCGCGCCCGCGGTCACGGTGACCTCGCCCTGGAAGCCGCCGGACCACGAACTCGTCACCGTGTACGTCGCCCGCGCGCCGGACGGCGAGGGCGTGCTCGTCACTGTCGGTGTCGGGGTCGGCGTCAGGGTCGGCGTCGGGCTCAGGGTCGGGGTGACTGTGGGCGTGGGGGTGTTGCTCAGCGTCGGCGACGGTGTCACGCCGGGCCGCGCGGCGCGGTAGGTGTGCCCGGCGCGGACGGCGAGTTGGACGACGTCCGTGTCCGGTCGGGTGGTGGACGGTGTGCTGTCGTCGGTGGCGTCGACGAGTGTGAAGGAGCCGGTGAAGAGCCGGGCACGCAGCCGTAGCGTGCCGTCCCGGTCGGCCCGGACGCTGATCTCGTCGGCCTGCCCGCTGGTCCAGCGCACGCCGACTGTGTATCCGCCCCGACCGCGCAGGCCCGCTACCTGCCCGGTGGGCCACCCGCTGGGCAGCGCCGGCAGCACGTGCAGCTCGCCTGTGTGGCTGTGCAGCAACATCTCGGCGATTCCTGAGGTGGCGCCGAAGTTGCCGTCGATCTGGAACGGTGGGTGCAGGTCGAACATGTTCGGCGCGAGCCGGTCGGTCCGCACCAGGTCCTTCAGAAGCTTGTGGGCGCGGGTGGCGTCCTCCAGCCGCGCCCAGTAATTGATCTTCCAGGCGAGGGACCAGCCGGTGCCGTCGTCGCCCCGCAGTTCCAGCGTCCGGCGCGCGGCCTCGTACAGCGCCGGGGTGCCGCGCTTGGTGATCTGGTTGCTGGGGTGCAGGCCGTACAGGTGCGAGACGTGTCGGTGGTTCCGCTCGGTCTCGACCCAGTCGGCGAGCCACTCCTGGACGTTGCCCCGGGAGCCGACCTTCGTGGGCGCCAGCCGGTCCCGGGCCGTGCGCACCTGAGAGCGGAACGCGGCGTCGACGCCGAGCACCTCACCGGCCCGGGCCGCCGCGTCGAACAGGTCGCGCAGGATCTGGTTGTCCATGGTGGGGCCTGCGCACACGCTGGCGTTCGAGTGGTGCGGCAGCTCCGGCGAGTTCGACGGGTTCGTGACCAGGTATCCGAGCGTCGGGTGGGCGACCAGGGTGTCGAGGAAGAACTGGGCGGCACCCTTGAGGGCCGGGTAGTTGGTCTGGAGGAAGCCGACGTCGCCGGTGAAGAGGTAGTGCTCCCAGATGAGGGTGGACAGCCAGGCGCCGCCGGTCTGCCACATGCCCCACAAAGCCCCGTCGACCACCGAGGCGCCCCGCCACCCGTCGGTGTTGTGGTGGGTGACCCAGCCACCGGCGCCGTACTGCGCCTGGGCGACGCGCGCACCGGTCACCGTGAGGTCCCGGACCAGGTCGAAGACCGGCAGGAAGCACTCGGCCAGGTTCGTCGTGTCGGCGGGCCAGTAGTTCATCGGCAGGTTGGCGTTGATTGTGTACTTCGAGTCCCACGGCGGGGTCATCGAGTCGTTCCAGATGCCCTGTAGGTTCGCCGGCTGCGTGCCAGGTCGCGAGGAGGAGATCAGCAGGTACCGCCCGAACTGGAACAGCAGGGCGGAGAACTGCGGGTCGTTGGTGCTCGCGTGTTGGGCGATCCGCACGTCGGTCGGCTGGTCGGCGGCGGCCGTACGCCCCAGGTCGATTGTCACCCTGTTGAACAGGGCCTGGTAGTCGGCGAGATGGCGGCTGCGTAGCTGGTCGACGGCGACGGCGCGGGCGGCGTTGAGGCGGGTGCGCGCGATCCCCTGGTAGTCGCCGTTGACGGTGCGGAAGTTGACGTAGCTGGAACCGATCGAGATCAGCACTGTCACGCTCGTGGCGCCGGAGACGCGCAGGGTTCCGCCGGAGCTGCTGACCGTGCCGCCCGTCGCGACGGCGTGGGCCAGGGCGAGGAAGCGCACCGACCCGTTGACGCCCTCCATGGCGCCGGAGATGCCGTCGACGCCGATGGTGGCGGCGTCGGGGCTCGACACAGTCGTCCGCTGCGGGCTGTCGAAGGTGGCGTTGAACGTTATCGAGCTGGCCCGGTCGGCGGTCAGCCGGATCACGATCACCTGGTCGGGCGCGCTGGCGAACATCTCACGCTGGTACCGGACGCCGTTCAGCACGTACGTCGTGGTGACGGTGGCGGTGGTGAGGTCGAGTGTCCGGTTGTACTGGGAGGCGCCGCTGGCGGAGGAGAAGGCGAGCCGGAGGTTGCCCACCGGCTGGTAGGCGAGCTGGCCGCCAGGGTTGCCCATCATCGTCTGGTTGATCAGGTCCTGCGCCTGGGTCCACTGGTCCGCGAAGACCCGCCGCCGGATCTCCGCGAGGTTGGCAGCGCCCCGGGTGTTGGCGGAGTCGTACGGGCCGCCGGCCCAGATGGTGTCCTCGTTGAGCTGGAGCCGTTCGGTGTCGATGTTGCCGAACACCATCGCGCCCAGCCGGCCGTTGCCGATCGGCAGCGCCCGCAGCCAGTCGGTGCCGGCGGGTTCGTCGTACCACAGGGCCAGGTCGTCGGCGGCGAGCACCTGCGGCGGCGCCACCGAGCCGGCGCGGGCGACGGCGGACCACGCGACCGGCAGCAGCGCGGCTCCGGCACCCGCCGCACCGGCCCTCAGCACGTTCCTTCGTGTCACGTCAGGCATGGTCTCTCCAATCAGCGCAGCTCAGAGGCGCAGGCAGGTGAGGGACGGTGCCGTTGCCGGGCCACCGCCCCGAGAAGTCGAATGTCGTGGACGCGCGCCGTTCGCGGTCTCGTGCGAGACGCGCGGCTGCCGCCGTCGGACGTGGAGTGGGCACCCCGCGCTGTTAGCGTTAACAGTGCCGCCCGTTCGCACCCCGCAGCAACGTGTCACAGCCGGAGACCGGCGCACCGAGCTCCCGGCGGCGCGTCATCTCACCCTCTATAGACCTTCGTAGATGGCGATGCCGCTCGTCAATAGATGTCGGCCATGTTTCCCGCCGGGGGTCGCGGGCCTGTCGCCCCGGCCCGGCGCCCGGAGAGGGTTGCCATCCCGACGGGCATCTTCGTAGCATCCGGGGCACACGATGTTATCGCCAACATTTCATGGCATCCTGGCATCCACCGCCCGGGAGGTGACACCAGTGCTCGCAGGCGCACCCGCCGTCCCGGGTTATCACAACCCGGTCGTGCCCGGCTTCTATCCCGATCCGAGTGTCTGCCGGGTCGGCGACGACTACTACCTGGTCTGCTCCAGCTTCGAGTACTTTCCGGGAGTACCGCTGCTGCACAGTCGGGACCTGGTCAACTGGCGACAGATCGGCAACATCCTCGACCGGCCCAGCCAGCTGGAGATCCCGCCGGACGCCGACGCGTCCCGAGGCGTCTTCGCGCCGACCATCCGCCACCACGACGGCCGGTTCTGGATGATCACCACAAACGTCAGCCTGGGCCGACACCTCATCGTCACCGCGGAGGACCCCACCGGCACATGGTCCGAGCCGGTCTACCTCGACCTCCCACACGTCGATCCGTCCCTGGCGTGGGACGACGACGGCACCTGCTGGCTGACGACCTCCGGAGTGGACGCCTACCGGATCGACCCGGACAAGGGGCGGGTGCTGGAGGGGCCGATCCCGCTCTGGTCCGGCACCGGCGGCCAGTACCCGGAGGCTCCGCACCTCTACCGGATCGGCGACTGGTGGTACCTGCTGCTCTCCGAGGGCGGCACGCACACCGGCCACGCCGTCTCGGTCGCCCGTTCCCGCAGCCCACGGGGGCCCTTCGAGCCCGCCCCGACAAACCCCGTCCTCACGCACCGCGGCACCGACCTGCCCGTACAGGCCGCCGGGCACGCCGATCTGGTGCGGGCCGCGGACGGCGGCTGGTGGATGGTGCTCCTCGGCATCCGGGCGAAGGGCCAGTGGCCGCCCTTCCACGTGCTCGGCCGCGAGACGTTCCTCGCACCGGTCCGCTGGGTCGACGGGTGGCCCGTCGTGGACCCTGTCCGGGAGGTCACCGCCGCACCCGCCGGGAGCGCGCCGGCCCTCGCGGCCCCGCCCGACCCCGGCGCCCACCACGACGACTTCGACGCGAGCGCCCTCGCACCCGGCTGGATCTCGCCCCGCTCCCGCCCCGACACGGCCTGGTCGCTTACCGAACGGCCGGGATGGCTCACCCTGCACGCCGCCGGCACGACGCTTGATCGCGCCGGCGCGACGATCGTGGCCACGCGCCAGCGCCACCATGACTGCCGCGCCGGCACGCGTGTGGATCCGGGCAGCGGCACGGCCGGGCTCACCATCCGCATCGACGAGGCGCACCACTACGACCTGGAGGTTCGGGCCGGCACGGTCCGCGTCGTCGGCCGGGTCGGCCCGTTCCGGCAGGTCTTCGCGTCCCTCGACGTACCCGCTGGCCCGCTGGTCCTGACGATCGCCACCCGGACCCACGACCTCTACCCGCCGACCGTGACCTCCGCGGCGGACCTGGCGTCCGCGGCCGAACCCTTCGGCGTACGCCCCGCCACCTCCGACATGATCGCGTTCGAGGTGGAGACCGCCGAGGGGCGCGTCCTGCTTGCCGAACTCGACGGGCGCTACCTGTCCACCGAGGTCGCCGGTGGCTTCACCGGCCGGGTCGTCGGCATGTACGTGACCGAGGGCAGCGCCGCCTTCGACTGGTTCGACTACCGCCCGGCAGCGCGACCGACCGACTGAGCGCGGGCCGGCTCGCCCCGGTGCGCCGGCGCCTCCCTCCGCCCGGCACCAAGATTTCTCTACGGCCATGTCGAGAAACGGCGCGCGGCTCCGTCCCCGAGGTGAAGGTGACCGGAACGGGTCACACGAGCGAGGAGGAACACGACGATGGCGAAGTACCTGCTGCTGAAGCACTACCGCGGCGCTCCGGCCGCGGTCAACGACGTACCGATGGACAAGTGGACGCCGGAGGAGATCTCGGCGCACATGCAGTACATGAGGGACTTCGCGTCCCGGTTGGAGGAGACCGGCGAGTTCATCGAGGGACAGGCGCTCGCCCCCGAGGGAGCGTGGGTCCGCTATGACGGCCCGGGACGGCCGCCGGTCACCGACGGCCCGTTCGCCGAGACCAAGGACCTCATCGCCGGTTGGATGGTGATCGACGTCGACAGCTACCAGCGCGCCGTCGAGCTGGCCGGGGAACTGTCCGCCGCTCCGGGGGCGGGCGGGAAGCCGATCCACGAGTGGCTCGAGGTGCGCCCCTTCCTGACCGAGCCGCCCACCATCTCGGAGTGACCTGGGCGATGAACGAGGCACTGCTCCGGAGTCTCACGCCGGCTGTGCTCGGGATCCTCGTCCGCCGCGGAGCTGACTTCGCGGCGGCCGAGGATGCCGTGCAGGACGCGCTTGTCGAGGCCGTCCGCGTCTGGCCGGCCGACCCGCCACGGGACCCCAAGGGCTGGCTGATCACCGTGGCCTGGCGGCGGTTCCTGGACACCACCAGGGCCGACGCCGCCCGTCGCCGTCGGGAGGACCTCGTCGACTCCGAGCCGGCGCCGGGACCCACGCCTGCGGTGGACGACAACCTCCAGCTCTACTTCCTCTGCGCCCACCCGTCGCTGACGCCGTCGTCCGCCGTCGCGCTCACGCTCCGCGCCGTCGGCGGGCTGACCACCCGCCAGATCGCCCACGCCTACCTGGTGCCCGAGGCGAGCATGGCGCAACGCATCAGCCGGGCCAAACGCATCGTCTCGACTGTGCGGTTCGACCAACCCGGCGACGTCGCCACCGTGCTGCGCGTCCTCTATCTGGTCTTCAACGAGGGCTACACGGGCGACGTCGACCTCGCCGCCGAGGCCATCCGGCTCACCCGGCAGCTCGCCGCCGCGATCGACCACCCCGAGGTGGCGGGGCTGCTTGCCCTCATGCTGCTGCACCACGCCCGCCGTGCCAGCCGGACCGCGCCCGACGGCAGCCTGGTGCCCCTCGCCGAGCAGGACCGCGGCCGGTGGGACACCGGGATCATCGCCGAGGGAGTGGACATCCTCCAGACCGCCCTGGCCCGCGACCGCCTGGGTGAGTTCCAGGCCCAGGCCGCCATCGCCGCGCTCCACGCCGACGCGCCCACCGCCGAGGAGACCGACTGGGTGCAGATCGTCGAGTGGTACGACGAGCTGGCGCGCCTGACCGACAGCCCGGTCGTCCGACTCAACCGGGCGGTGGCCGTCGGCGAGGCCGACGGCGCCCGCGCCGGACTGGCGGCGCTCGCGGCGCTCGACGACGCGCTGCCTCGTCACACGGCGGTGGCGGCCTACCTGCACGAGCGCGACGGCGACCTCGCGACGGCGGCACGCCTGTACGTGGAGGCGGCCCACCGGGCACCCAACCTCGCCGAGCGCGACCACCTGACACGCCAGGCCGCCCGGCTCAAGCATCGGCAGCGGTGAGGGCTCGCGCCGACGCCGTACCACTGCGTGACCTGCCGGCCCCGCCGTCGTCGCGCGACGGGGCCGGCCCGAACGTGTTCGGTCAGCTGTTCAGGGTGGCGAGCAGCGCGCTGCCCATGCCCTGCTCACCGCGCGCGTTCGGGTGGAAGGGCGCGGCCGAGTTCTGCGGCACCAGCCCCTCGATCCACCTGGTGCCGCTGCTCTTGCACGCGTCGCGACCGATCGACGGCGTGTAGACGTCGGCGTAGGTGGCGCCGTTCGCCGCCGCGGCGCCGGCCAGCATGGCGTTGAGCGACTTCTCGATGGTCCGCAGGTACGGCACGTCCTGGTAGGCGATCGGGACCACGG
Proteins encoded in this window:
- a CDS encoding glycoside hydrolase family 43 protein, which translates into the protein MLAGAPAVPGYHNPVVPGFYPDPSVCRVGDDYYLVCSSFEYFPGVPLLHSRDLVNWRQIGNILDRPSQLEIPPDADASRGVFAPTIRHHDGRFWMITTNVSLGRHLIVTAEDPTGTWSEPVYLDLPHVDPSLAWDDDGTCWLTTSGVDAYRIDPDKGRVLEGPIPLWSGTGGQYPEAPHLYRIGDWWYLLLSEGGTHTGHAVSVARSRSPRGPFEPAPTNPVLTHRGTDLPVQAAGHADLVRAADGGWWMVLLGIRAKGQWPPFHVLGRETFLAPVRWVDGWPVVDPVREVTAAPAGSAPALAAPPDPGAHHDDFDASALAPGWISPRSRPDTAWSLTERPGWLTLHAAGTTLDRAGATIVATRQRHHDCRAGTRVDPGSGTAGLTIRIDEAHHYDLEVRAGTVRVVGRVGPFRQVFASLDVPAGPLVLTIATRTHDLYPPTVTSAADLASAAEPFGVRPATSDMIAFEVETAEGRVLLAELDGRYLSTEVAGGFTGRVVGMYVTEGSAAFDWFDYRPAARPTD
- a CDS encoding RNA polymerase sigma factor, producing the protein MNEALLRSLTPAVLGILVRRGADFAAAEDAVQDALVEAVRVWPADPPRDPKGWLITVAWRRFLDTTRADAARRRREDLVDSEPAPGPTPAVDDNLQLYFLCAHPSLTPSSAVALTLRAVGGLTTRQIAHAYLVPEASMAQRISRAKRIVSTVRFDQPGDVATVLRVLYLVFNEGYTGDVDLAAEAIRLTRQLAAAIDHPEVAGLLALMLLHHARRASRTAPDGSLVPLAEQDRGRWDTGIIAEGVDILQTALARDRLGEFQAQAAIAALHADAPTAEETDWVQIVEWYDELARLTDSPVVRLNRAVAVGEADGARAGLAALAALDDALPRHTAVAAYLHERDGDLATAARLYVEAAHRAPNLAERDHLTRQAARLKHRQR
- a CDS encoding LacI family DNA-binding transcriptional regulator; translated protein: MNIGEIARRAGVSRSTVSYVLSGKRTVSEATRRRIQAVIDELDYRPNASARALKEGRTRTLGLVIPPASQRLTDMQLGFVASVVEAAARHDLDVLLSPSGGDHDRSFERIVSGRRVDGVVLMEIRLEDDRVTRLARTGLPFVTIGRTAEAHGMSWVDIDYAGLIARCVHHLADLGHRHVALVNRSAELVAAGYGPSHRALAGFQAAVVERGLSGVDVCCGDDTTSGEACVEQLLVTHPAVTAVATINEAALPGMQRALTGAGLSVPADFSVTGVAAQHWAEDFRPPLTAADVPMREMGAEAVALLLEIIAAPESVPRHRLYSPPISLRSSTGPVRTR
- a CDS encoding iron chaperone, giving the protein MSAKTPTTESDGFSAEERAAMKERAAELRAEGKKGAKKADGLQALLDRIAQMAPDDRALAERVHVAVTAAAPELSPKTWYGMPAYANAADKIVVFFQDSGKFNYRYSTLGFQDTANLDDGDLWPVAYALRTWSPEVEKRVIELVRAAVS
- a CDS encoding YciI family protein codes for the protein MAKYLLLKHYRGAPAAVNDVPMDKWTPEEISAHMQYMRDFASRLEETGEFIEGQALAPEGAWVRYDGPGRPPVTDGPFAETKDLIAGWMVIDVDSYQRAVELAGELSAAPGAGGKPIHEWLEVRPFLTEPPTISE
- a CDS encoding glycosyl hydrolase family 95 catalytic domain-containing protein; protein product: MPDVTRRNVLRAGAAGAGAALLPVAWSAVARAGSVAPPQVLAADDLALWYDEPAGTDWLRALPIGNGRLGAMVFGNIDTERLQLNEDTIWAGGPYDSANTRGAANLAEIRRRVFADQWTQAQDLINQTMMGNPGGQLAYQPVGNLRLAFSSASGASQYNRTLDLTTATVTTTYVLNGVRYQREMFASAPDQVIVIRLTADRASSITFNATFDSPQRTTVSSPDAATIGVDGISGAMEGVNGSVRFLALAHAVATGGTVSSSGGTLRVSGATSVTVLISIGSSYVNFRTVNGDYQGIARTRLNAARAVAVDQLRSRHLADYQALFNRVTIDLGRTAAADQPTDVRIAQHASTNDPQFSALLFQFGRYLLISSSRPGTQPANLQGIWNDSMTPPWDSKYTINANLPMNYWPADTTNLAECFLPVFDLVRDLTVTGARVAQAQYGAGGWVTHHNTDGWRGASVVDGALWGMWQTGGAWLSTLIWEHYLFTGDVGFLQTNYPALKGAAQFFLDTLVAHPTLGYLVTNPSNSPELPHHSNASVCAGPTMDNQILRDLFDAAARAGEVLGVDAAFRSQVRTARDRLAPTKVGSRGNVQEWLADWVETERNHRHVSHLYGLHPSNQITKRGTPALYEAARRTLELRGDDGTGWSLAWKINYWARLEDATRAHKLLKDLVRTDRLAPNMFDLHPPFQIDGNFGATSGIAEMLLHSHTGELHVLPALPSGWPTGQVAGLRGRGGYTVGVRWTSGQADEISVRADRDGTLRLRARLFTGSFTLVDATDDSTPSTTRPDTDVVQLAVRAGHTYRAARPGVTPSPTLSNTPTPTVTPTLSPTPTLTPTPTPTVTSTPSPSGARATYTVTSSWSGGFQGEVTVTAGAAPTRGWTVSWTFPNGQVISQIWSGAHTQSGANVRVTNVDYNGSLPAGGSTTFGFIASTTGANNPPTDITCTTT